The Opitutus sp. DNA window CAGCCCATGGGAACGCGTACGTCGAGTTGCATGTAAATATAGTTTAGGGGTTTACCAGAAGATGATGTTAAGGATCAGGGTGCAACCGAGCACGATCGTGCCGAGCACGGCGGGACGGGCGTACCAAGAGCGGGCCTCGGACTTGGGCTTGTCCGTTAGCGAATAAACCAAGCCGCGCAATTCGTCGTGAGTGCGATTGGGTTTCGTGACGAGCGAGATGAGCAACGTACCGAGGAAGCAACCGGTGAAGGCGAAGATCGCCATCCAGAAGCTCTGCGCCATCGAGCTGGCAAAGGTGTACTGAACCGAAATCCAGCCGCCCTTGATGCCGGTAGCACTGCCCACGGGGAGCGTGAGACCGTTGAACACCAGGGCGGTGAGGGTGCCCGTGACCAAGCCGAAGAAGGCACCGTGGCCGGTGCTGCGGCGCCAGAACATACCCAAAAGGAACACTGCAAACAGAGGAGCGTTAACAAAGCCGAACACCAACTGGAGCATGTCCATGATGTTGTTGAACTCACGCGCGGAATAAGCGGCCAAGGCGCTCACCAGAAGGCCGACGATGGTGGTCATTTTGCCGACTTTGACCAGATGCTCGTCGGAGGCTTTTTTGTTAATATAGCTTTGGTAGATGTCGTAGGTGAAGACCGTGTTAAACGCAGTGACGTTACCGGCCATGCCCGACATGAAGGAAGCCATCAGAGCGGTGAGGCCGATGCCGAGCATGCCGTTGGGGAAGTACTTAGCCAACAGGGTGGGAACGACCATGTTGAAGTCGGGCGTACCGTCGGCGGCGGCTGGCAGGACGATATCGCCGGTGTGTTTTTGCATCAGAGCGATGCAGATCATGCCGGGGAGAATCACCAGGGCGGGGAACACCATCTTAGGGATCGCGGCGATGATCGGCGTGAGGCGGGCGGCGTTCATGTCCTTTGCCGCCATAGCGCGCTGAATCACGAGGAAGTCGGTGCACCAGTAACCGAACGATAGCACAAAACCGAGGCCCATCATTAAGCCGAACCACTCGATACCCATGGGGTTATCGGCGGCGTGTCCCATGTGCTGCCACGACTGCGACCAAGCGCCGGGCATACCCTGAGCCTGCGAGTGCAGGCCGAGGTTATGCATAAGACCATCCCAACCACCGATGTCCTTGAGGCCGATGAGAACCAAGGGGAGGAAGCCGAGCACGATCAGGAAGAACTGGAGGACTTCGTTGTAGATCGCCGAGGTAAGACCGCCGGTGTAGATGTACACCAACACGACCAAGCCGGAGATGATGATGCACATGTCGTAGTTCCAGCCGAGAATGGCGGAGAGCAACGAGGCCAAGGCGTGCATCGAAATGCCTGAGGAGAAGACCGTCATCAAGGCGAAGGAAACAGCATTGAGGCCGCGGGTCTTTTCGTCGAAGCGTAGTTTCAGGTATTCAGGAACCGAACGGGCTTTGGAACCGTAGTAGAACGGCATCATAAAGATACCCACGAAAACCATGGCTGGAATCGCGCCGATCCAATAAAAATGGCTGGTTGCGATACCATATTTGGCTCCCGAGGCCGCCATGCCCATGACCTCCTGAGCACCGAGGTTGGCCCCAATAAACCCCAAAGCGCAAATCCACGCAGGGAGGGTGCGGCCTGACTCAAAAAAGTCGGAGCTCGTTTTTAAGTGTTTTTTCAGCATCCAGCCGATGCCCACGACAAAGGCAAAATAAACTGTGAGCGGCGAGCGGGAAAGCGTCTATTTCTGGCGGTTAGGAATGCACTTCTTCTTCGGTGGATCTTCTTCCCCTTAAAAAGAGTAATACTCTTCTTCCGTGGGTGGGTTTTCTTCCCTGTCCGGCTGGGGATATGAGGGGTGCGAATGGGTGGAGATTGAACCGGCGGGACGCTTGGCGGATGCACAGCGATGCATCCAACCGGTTCACGCAAGTGTTTGCACTGTGTCGATTTCTTTCTGCCCGACGCGCATAACCGCGAGCGTCAGCGCTACTGCGGGAAGCCGGGATGCCGACGGGCGAGCCGGGCGGCCAGTCAGGCCAAATGGTTGGCGAAGCCGGAGAACCTCGACCACTGGAAAGGCCCAGAAAATGTCCAACGGGTGCAGGAGTGGCGGAAGGCCAATCCGGGGTACTCAAGGCGGAGGGGGCCGCGACGGCGGGTGGCGTTACAAGACATCCCAACTACGCAATCCGTTGTGCACCAGCCTAAAGCCGAGCCGGTCGCCGAGGTGGCGTTACCGAATCCCTGCGTGCCGTTACAAGACAGATGGGAGTCGCAAAACCCTGTGCTCGTGGGGCTTATCGCGCAGTTCGCCGGAGTGACGTTACAAGAGGACCTCGAACCCATGCTGCGACACCTGCAATCCCGGGGGCGGGTGATCCTGGGCATCGACGTCCAGCCGCCCGATTATGCAAAAACAACCGATCGATCGCGAACAACTCCGGCGCACGCCGGCCCAGTTTAGCTGGCTGGACCACCGGCTGGTGCGGGGCAATTACCTGGGGCGGGCCAGTGCCCCCGCCTGGGGCCTCTATCTGGTCCTGGTCACCGTGGGCGACGCCGACGGGCTGAGTTACTACGCCACGCGCACCCTGGCCCGGCTGCTCACGCTCAGCGAGGACGGCCTGGTCGAGGCGCGCCGGCAGTTAATCGAGGCCGGGGTGATCGCCTACGCCGCGCCACTTTACCAGGTGCTCTCCTTGGACCGGGGCAGGCCAACGCACACGCTGGCGGCAACGCCGCCGCCGAGCCGGGAGGTGGGCGCGTGATCGATTACGAACTGTATTGCCGGATAAAACAGGCGGAGGCGGCCGGTCACAGTGCGCCGCAAATCGCCCGCTCGCTCCAGTTGCACGTGCAGACGGTGAGGCGCTGGCAGGCGCAGGAAAAGTACGTGCGCAGCCAGGCCGCGCAGGTGCCTAGGCCAAGCAAGCTCGACGTGCACAAGCCGGCGATCGCGCGCTGGCTGGAGGCCCATCCGTTCACCGCCATGCAGCTCTGGCAAAAGGTGCGCGAGCGGGGGTACACGGGCGGGTATTCAATTTTGAAAGACTACGTGCGGCGGGTGCGGCCGAGGAACCTGGAGGCGTTTCTTACCCTCAAGTTTGCCCCCGGCCAGACCGCGCAGGTGGACTGGGGCAGTTTTGGCGCGGTGGAGGTGGACGGCACCCGGCGGGCTTTAAGTTTTTTCGTCATGGTTTTGGGGTACAGCCGGTTCCTGCATGTGGAATTTACCCTCGGGCAGGGCCAGGAGTGGTGGCTGGGCTGTCACCGGCGCGCCTTTGAAAAACTCGGCGGGGTGCCGCGCGAGGTGATGGTGGACAACTGCAAGACGGCCGTCCTCTCGCATGTGCCCGGGACCGACCCGGTGTACAACGCCCAGTACCTGGACTTTGCCCGGCACTACGGGTTTACGATAAAAGCGTGCGGGCCGGGGCATCCGCAGTCCAAGGGCATGGTGGAAAACGCGGTGGGTTACGTGAAAAAAAGCTTCCTTGGCGGGCGGCAGATGAACGGGTTTACCGAGCTGGGGCCGGCCGCCAGCTTGTGGCTGGAAACGGTGGCCAACGTGCGCGTTCACGCTGAAACCCAGGGCCGGCCGGTGGACCGGCTGCCCGAGGAGCGCGCTGCGCTCCTGCCGCTTAACCCGGTGGCCAGTCCGGCGGTGCGCACCTTAAGCGTGCGGGCGTCGCGGCGGTGCCGGGTGAGTATCGAAACGAACCGCTACTCGGTGCCCACGAAGTTTGCCGGGGCGCTACTCACCGCGCAGATCGAGGGGGCGCAGGTGAGGTTTTATGCGGACCGCACCCTGGTGGCCGAGCATGCCCGCAGTTTTGCCCGCCGCGCCGATGTGGAAAACCCCGAGCATGTGCGCGAACTCGAGGAGCGCAAACGGCAGGGGGCGCGGCAGCGCCTGCGGCTACGGTTTTTGGAACTGAGCCCGGCGGCACCCGCCTACCAACGGGGGCTGGAGGAGCGCCGGCTCAACGCGGGACACCACCTGGCGACTATCGTGGGTTTGGTGGCCCTGTATGGAACGGAGGCAGTCGGCCGGGCGATCGAAAGCGCCCATGAACTCGGCGCCTACTCCAGCGATTACATCCTCAACTTGCTCGAACAACGCGCGCGGGCCTTGCCGCAAGCCGGGCCGATCCACCTCACCCGCGCCGACGCGTTGGCCGCACTGGAACTCGAACTGCGTCCCCCGGATTTAAGCCCCTATACCCAATGAAAACAGAACCCGAAAAAACCGATTTATTAAAAGATCAACTCAAGTACCTGAAACTCGGTTACCTGCTGCGCCACCACGGCGAACTCACGGCCGAGGCGGCCAAGGCGCGCTGTTCGCACGCCGAATTTTTACGCCGACTGGTGCAGGCCGAGACCCAGGACCGCCAGATCCGGGCGCTGGAGCGGCGCATCCAGGCAGCGCGCTTCCCGGTCAAGAAAACCGTCGACCAGTTCCAGTGGGACTGGCCCAAGGAGTTGAACGAAGCGCAGGTGCGGCACCTCTTCGAACTGGGCTTTGTCAAGGAGCGCACCAACGCGGTGTTTTGCGGTGGTGTGGGGCTTGGGAAGACACATCTCGCGAGCGCGTTGGGCTACGCGGCGTGCCAGGCGGGCTACACGGTGCTGTTTACGACGGCGGTGGACGCGATCAACGCCCTGGTCACCGCCCAGTCCCTGCACCGGTTGCAAGCCGAGTTGAAGCGTTACATGACCCCTGCGGTGCTCGTGCTCGATGAGGTCGGCTACCTGCCGCTCGACAAGTCGGGGGCCGACCTGCTCTTCCAGATCGTCAGCCAACGCTACGAACGCGGCTCGCTGATCGTCACCACCAACAAGGCCTACAAACACTGGGCAGGGATCTTTAACAACGACGCTGGCATCACCGCGGCGATCCTGGACCGCCTACTGCACCGGGCCCAGACCGTCGTCATCGAGGGCAAATCCTACCGCATGAAAGACCGCCTGGCCGACGAACCTGCAAGCTGACCGGGCCTGATGATCGGCCCCTGGCGGGGCCGGTCATCGGCTTTTACGACAGGTGATTTTGTAACCGCCAGAAATAGACGGTGTTCGCGCCGCCGCTCACAAATAAACGCCAATGATGAGGTAATCGACCCAGGCGAGGCTGAGTTTTATCGCACTTTCACCGGCACTGGCGACGGCGCCGCCAGTAACCGCAATTAGGGGTAGTGAACTGAGGTATGACATAAATGGAAATGGCACGAGCCTTTGTAATCCCCCCCTAATTCATATCCACTAGCAAGTAAACTTTGCATAACTTCTCCCCAGCGAGACCTCATAAGTTCCAAGCAGTGTGGCTTTCTAAATACTAATTTGGCCCCCACTCGTCGCTCGAATGACCACGAGGAGTCACCCCAAAAACGTTTTTCTAAACGCACAAAAAAACCCGGTCGATCATGACCGGGTTTTTAACTGTAAGTAACCTCTTACTTAAACGGTTCTAACTCCGGAGCAGTCCAGGGTTTGGCGCGGGAAGCCTCTTTGGCCAATACCTCGGCGACCTTGGCCTTGGTGATCGGTTCAGCTTTATTACCCCACTCTTGGCGGATGTAGGTGAGTACTTGGGAAATCTTCTCCTCGTTCCAGTTGTAACCACCACCGGGGACCTTGCCGAAGGCAGGCATGGCACCGTTGTAAGTCTTGCCGTGGACCTCAATGTTACCATTAAGACCATGCAGGAGCACGCGCACCACACGCTCTTCATTGCCGGTAACCCACTCCGAGTCGACCAAGGGAGGATAAACACCGGCTACACCCATGCCCGAAACTTGGTGGCACGTGGCACAAACCTGCTGATAAGACTTTTTACCAGCAGCAACTATTTGCTCAGGAGTCAGTTCCTTGCTAGCGCTACCGGCTGCAGTCTTCGGGTCAAAGCGCTCGTCGTACACCATTGGGCTGAAACCCGCGCGGTAATGGACCACATAGACGCACGTCACGAAAATCAGCGTGGAAACGAAGCCGAGCAAGAAGAGCGGCATCAGCTTAAAGCCTTCAGCTGGCTCGCTCTTGTTATTGAGCAACTCGGCGTGAACCTGCTGGATGCTTTCGTCACTGGCTCCGTCGGGTCCGGAGGAGAGGTTATGATTCTGATCAGCACTCATTTATGGGACTCCTTAGCGGGTTGGGTCTTAGCGGCCGCAGGAGCGGTGTACACGTTCTTAGTCTCGGGATAAGCGTAGGTATCCTTTAGGCTCAGCAGATAAGCGACAAGCGCCTCAGCGCGCGCCGTCGGCACCACTTCGTAGCCGGCGGCGGCGGGAATCTTGAGGGCCTTGGCCGAACCCTGGCCAATGATGGGCTGGGTTTTGAACAAGTAAGCGTAGGCTGGCATGTTCGACGTTTTGACCACCGCTTGGGGGTGGTAAAGGTACGCATAAAGCGCGGCGGCTGTGTGCTCGGTACCATCGGCATTTTTGCGAGCGGCAAAGTTGCGCAGATCTGGGCCGATGCGTTGCGAACCCAGCAGGACGCGGGATTCACGCAAGTAGTCACGGGCCACACTCTGACGCTCACCCCAACCGCGGCTCTTTTCACCAATATCGGAACCAAATCCTTCGCGGCGAACTTGCTGAGTGTGGCAGGAGACACAGCCGAGGTCTTGATAAACCAGTTTACCTTGGGCGGCGAGACCAGGGGCCTGCAACGGGAACGCCTTGCCTTCCCCTTCATCGACATGAGTCACGAAGGCGCCGTAGCTGATTTGGTTTGTTAGCACCAAGCCGACAAAAGAGAGGGCGAGGGCCAAGAAAATACCGAGGAATAAAAAGGGAGCGCGGTTCATCGGGTGGCCTCCGGTTGTGCGGACAGCAATTGTTTGACCGAGCTAACACAGCAGGCAGACGCGTTGGCTAGGGTCCAGAAGAAGTTGATAGCGAAGGCGAGTTGGCCAATCGCGATCAGTACGCAACCGACGCTGGCCGAGAAAAGGTAAGGAAGGGTACCGGTGGTGACTGCGGTGAAGGCAACCGAGGCGTCCGCGAGTTGCAGACCTTGATTAATGCCGCCGACCGCCAGTGAACCGACCACCAACGTCACGCCGATTGCTGAGGCGACGAAGTGCACGCCGATCAAGGCGTCGTTGGCCCAGGCCGTGGCAAACACACGCGGCACAAGGACGTAAAGTGCACCAAAGATCACCATGCTAAAGAACCCGTAGTAGCCGAGCTGAGCCTCAGCGGCGGTGAAGTAGGTGAATTGGGTGATGGCCGCGAAGCCGTGGAGTGCACCGGCAACCCACGCCAACAACACCAGCAGCAGTGAAAACACACCGAAGGCAATGAAGCGC harbors:
- a CDS encoding cbb3-type cytochrome c oxidase subunit II, producing the protein MNRAPFLFLGIFLALALSFVGLVLTNQISYGAFVTHVDEGEGKAFPLQAPGLAAQGKLVYQDLGCVSCHTQQVRREGFGSDIGEKSRGWGERQSVARDYLRESRVLLGSQRIGPDLRNFAARKNADGTEHTAAALYAYLYHPQAVVKTSNMPAYAYLFKTQPIIGQGSAKALKIPAAAGYEVVPTARAEALVAYLLSLKDTYAYPETKNVYTAPAAAKTQPAKESHK
- a CDS encoding cytochrome c, whose protein sequence is MSADQNHNLSSGPDGASDESIQQVHAELLNNKSEPAEGFKLMPLFLLGFVSTLIFVTCVYVVHYRAGFSPMVYDERFDPKTAAGSASKELTPEQIVAAGKKSYQQVCATCHQVSGMGVAGVYPPLVDSEWVTGNEERVVRVLLHGLNGNIEVHGKTYNGAMPAFGKVPGGGYNWNEEKISQVLTYIRQEWGNKAEPITKAKVAEVLAKEASRAKPWTAPELEPFK
- a CDS encoding IS21 family transposase, producing MIDYELYCRIKQAEAAGHSAPQIARSLQLHVQTVRRWQAQEKYVRSQAAQVPRPSKLDVHKPAIARWLEAHPFTAMQLWQKVRERGYTGGYSILKDYVRRVRPRNLEAFLTLKFAPGQTAQVDWGSFGAVEVDGTRRALSFFVMVLGYSRFLHVEFTLGQGQEWWLGCHRRAFEKLGGVPREVMVDNCKTAVLSHVPGTDPVYNAQYLDFARHYGFTIKACGPGHPQSKGMVENAVGYVKKSFLGGRQMNGFTELGPAASLWLETVANVRVHAETQGRPVDRLPEERAALLPLNPVASPAVRTLSVRASRRCRVSIETNRYSVPTKFAGALLTAQIEGAQVRFYADRTLVAEHARSFARRADVENPEHVRELEERKRQGARQRLRLRFLELSPAAPAYQRGLEERRLNAGHHLATIVGLVALYGTEAVGRAIESAHELGAYSSDYILNLLEQRARALPQAGPIHLTRADALAALELELRPPDLSPYTQ
- a CDS encoding sodium:solute symporter family protein, which gives rise to MLKKHLKTSSDFFESGRTLPAWICALGFIGANLGAQEVMGMAASGAKYGIATSHFYWIGAIPAMVFVGIFMMPFYYGSKARSVPEYLKLRFDEKTRGLNAVSFALMTVFSSGISMHALASLLSAILGWNYDMCIIISGLVVLVYIYTGGLTSAIYNEVLQFFLIVLGFLPLVLIGLKDIGGWDGLMHNLGLHSQAQGMPGAWSQSWQHMGHAADNPMGIEWFGLMMGLGFVLSFGYWCTDFLVIQRAMAAKDMNAARLTPIIAAIPKMVFPALVILPGMICIALMQKHTGDIVLPAAADGTPDFNMVVPTLLAKYFPNGMLGIGLTALMASFMSGMAGNVTAFNTVFTYDIYQSYINKKASDEHLVKVGKMTTIVGLLVSALAAYSAREFNNIMDMLQLVFGFVNAPLFAVFLLGMFWRRSTGHGAFFGLVTGTLTALVFNGLTLPVGSATGIKGGWISVQYTFASSMAQSFWMAIFAFTGCFLGTLLISLVTKPNRTHDELRGLVYSLTDKPKSEARSWYARPAVLGTIVLGCTLILNIIFW
- a CDS encoding ATP-binding protein, which codes for MKTEPEKTDLLKDQLKYLKLGYLLRHHGELTAEAAKARCSHAEFLRRLVQAETQDRQIRALERRIQAARFPVKKTVDQFQWDWPKELNEAQVRHLFELGFVKERTNAVFCGGVGLGKTHLASALGYAACQAGYTVLFTTAVDAINALVTAQSLHRLQAELKRYMTPAVLVLDEVGYLPLDKSGADLLFQIVSQRYERGSLIVTTNKAYKHWAGIFNNDAGITAAILDRLLHRAQTVVIEGKSYRMKDRLADEPAS